A genomic segment from Glycine soja cultivar W05 chromosome 18, ASM419377v2, whole genome shotgun sequence encodes:
- the LOC114395815 gene encoding mediator of RNA polymerase II transcription subunit 18-like isoform X1, with amino-acid sequence MDLSKVLDCINNTYISCAMQLCMVDMECVVQGIIETQHVEALEILLQGLCGVQRERLRIHEICLKSGPHLGTVASEVRLLCDLEQAEPSWTVIHAGGAMRGAGAEQISVLVRSMVESKTSKNALRMFYTLGYKLDHELLRVGFSFNFHRGAQITVTVSSINKMLKLHATDEAMPVTPGIQMVEVTAPATAETYAEVASAVSSFCEYLAPLLHLSKPGISTGVVPAAAASLMSDGGGTTL; translated from the exons ATGGATTTATCGAAAGTGTTAGATTGCATAAATAATACATACATCTCTTGTGCAATGCAGCTGTGCATGGTGGATATGGAATGCGTGGTTCAGGGAATTATAGAGACACAG CATGTTGAGGCCTTGGAGATTCTTCTTCAAGGACTATGTGGTGTTCAGAGAGAACGATTGAGGATCCATGAAATATGCCTCAAGAGTGGTCCACATCTGG GTACTGTAGCCTCAGAGGTTCGACTGTTGTGTGACCTAGAGCAAGCTGAACCTTCGTG GACTGTTATACATGCAGGTGGTGCAATGAGGGGAGCAGGCGCAGAGCAAATTTCTGTTCTGGTTAGGTCAATGGTGGAAAGCAAAACAAGCAAGAATGCACTGCGCATGTTTTATACACTGGGGTACAAGTTAGACCATGAGCTGCTGAGGGTGGGATTTTCCTTCAATTTCCACAGGGGTGCACAAATCACTGTAACGGTTTCATCAATCAATAAAATGCTGAAGCTCCATGCAACTGACGAGGCCATGCCAGTAACACCTGGTATACAAATGGTTGAAGTAACAGCACCTGCAACTGCTGAAACCTATGCTGAAGTTGCGTCTGCTGTGTCATCCTTTTGTGAATACCTTGCACC GCTTCTCCACCTGTCGAAACCAGGCATTTCAACTGGTGTTGTTCCTGCAGCTGCTGCATCTCTGATGTCTGATGGTGGGGGTACAACGTTGTAG
- the LOC114395815 gene encoding mediator of RNA polymerase II transcription subunit 18-like isoform X2: protein MVDMECVVQGIIETQHVEALEILLQGLCGVQRERLRIHEICLKSGPHLGTVASEVRLLCDLEQAEPSWTVIHAGGAMRGAGAEQISVLVRSMVESKTSKNALRMFYTLGYKLDHELLRVGFSFNFHRGAQITVTVSSINKMLKLHATDEAMPVTPGIQMVEVTAPATAETYAEVASAVSSFCEYLAPLLHLSKPGISTGVVPAAAASLMSDGGGTTL, encoded by the exons ATGGTGGATATGGAATGCGTGGTTCAGGGAATTATAGAGACACAG CATGTTGAGGCCTTGGAGATTCTTCTTCAAGGACTATGTGGTGTTCAGAGAGAACGATTGAGGATCCATGAAATATGCCTCAAGAGTGGTCCACATCTGG GTACTGTAGCCTCAGAGGTTCGACTGTTGTGTGACCTAGAGCAAGCTGAACCTTCGTG GACTGTTATACATGCAGGTGGTGCAATGAGGGGAGCAGGCGCAGAGCAAATTTCTGTTCTGGTTAGGTCAATGGTGGAAAGCAAAACAAGCAAGAATGCACTGCGCATGTTTTATACACTGGGGTACAAGTTAGACCATGAGCTGCTGAGGGTGGGATTTTCCTTCAATTTCCACAGGGGTGCACAAATCACTGTAACGGTTTCATCAATCAATAAAATGCTGAAGCTCCATGCAACTGACGAGGCCATGCCAGTAACACCTGGTATACAAATGGTTGAAGTAACAGCACCTGCAACTGCTGAAACCTATGCTGAAGTTGCGTCTGCTGTGTCATCCTTTTGTGAATACCTTGCACC GCTTCTCCACCTGTCGAAACCAGGCATTTCAACTGGTGTTGTTCCTGCAGCTGCTGCATCTCTGATGTCTGATGGTGGGGGTACAACGTTGTAG